A region of the Chloroflexota bacterium genome:
TAGCAGGCACTTCCATCAGCCAGATATGGCATTCTGAATCAGTTCTATTCGGGACAATTGACCCTCAGGACTCGTCTCTATGGCTACCACATCGAAACGCCACAGCGAAGGCAGGTTCACATGAGTCTGAAGATAGGTCAGCGCAGCAGAAACGAGCCTCTCCTTCTTGGCTGGGGTCACCGACTCCTCCGGGGTACCGAAGCTGGCGCTTGCCCGGGTGCGCACCTCTACAAAGACAAGGTAGTCCTTCTCCTGAGCAACAATGTCGATTTCCCCTCCTCGGCACCGGAAGTTCGTCTCCAGAATACGGTACTTCTTTTTCTTGAGGAATTCCACCGCCCTTTTCTCGCCCAGCGCACCCAGAGCCTTACGATCCATTTCTGGCCAACCTCCGAACCGGGACGAAAGACTGGCGATGGATAGGACAGGCCCCCAGATGGCACAAACTCGCCAGGTGCTGTCTGGTGCCATAGCCCTTGTGGCGAGCCAGTCCGTAGCCAGGATAGGAGCGATCCAGCTCCGTCATATAACGGTCCCGGGTCACCTTGGCCACAATCGAGGCACAGGCAATCGAGAGCGACAACTGATCACCACGGACTATGCCCCACTGCGGTAAAGGAATACCTGGTAAAGAGAGGGCATCGATGAGAAGACAGTCCGGAGAAAAGGCCAGTTCGCGTACCGCCTGCCCCATTGCCATCCGTGTCGCCTTGACGATCCCTATGGCATCAATGTCGGTATGCGATGTCATACCTATGCCTATGGCTATGCGTGACTGCCGTATCAATTCAAAAATTTGTTCCCGCCGTCGTGGGGTCAGTTGCTTGCTATCCCTCACTCGTGATAGCCAGGCAAAGTCGTTTTCCAAAGGCAAGATGACGGCAGCGGCAACTACCGGGCCAGCCAGGGCACCGCGACCCACCTCATCAACCCCAGCGATGAAGCGATAGCCTTGGCTGCTGAGTTCCCGCTCTTTAGCAAAAGTCGGCGCTTGCATCACGATGTTTCTATTATAGCGCCACCTAGAACTTCATCGTCATGGTAGAATACCACCGCCTGACCGGGCGTAACCGCCCGCTGCGGCCTATCAAATCGAACCTCCACCCTGTCCTCTCGGGGGTAAAGCATAGCACTTGTCTCCGGCGATTTGTAGCGAATCTTGACTTTCACCGCAACGGGCTCGTCCACCTTCCTCTGCACAAACCTGGCCTGAGTGGCCACCAGCCTGGAAGCAAAAAGCCTATCCTCTGGCCCCACCACCAGGGCATTGTTTCTGACATCGATGGCCAACACATAAAGGCGGCTACCCAAAGCAAGCCCCAAACCAAGTCTTTGGCCTACGGTGTAGAACGCTATGCCGCGATGCCTCCCCAGTACGTTTCCGCATTCATCCACGATGTTTCCAGGCATAGGAGGGAGGCGGTCTTTTATCAAATCATGGTAACTGCCGTTGGATACGAAACAAAGATCCTGGCTTTTTGCCTTGCGGGCGGTAGGCAGACCGCGCTCTGCTGCCATACGGCGCACCTCAGCTTTAAGATAGCCGCCCACGGGAAACATCAAGTGTTGCAATTCCCATTGACCCAGGGTGTAAAGGAAATAAGACTGGTCGCTGATATGATCAGCAGCCTTCAGTAAACGGTGCCTATCCCCCAAGCGCTCAATCCTGGCAAAGTGGCCCGTGGCCAGATAGTCCATGCCCAGGGATAGGACATGATGCAGAAGGAGATCAAACTTGATTTTCTGGTTACATGCGATGCAGGGATTGGGGGTCCTGCCCTGAGCATATTCATGACAGAAGTAATCCACAACACAGGCCTGGAACTGCGGCTCAAGGTTGATCGTGTAAAAGGGAATGTCGAGGACCTGGCAAACCTTGCGGGCATCATTTATGTCCTGGATAGAGCAGCAGGCAGGAAGGGCGGAAGAACGACCATGCCTTTCTTCACACCACAGTTGCATGGAAATGCCGATAACCTCATACCCCGCCTCTTTGAGTAGTGCCGCAGACAAAGACGAATCGACACCGCCGCTCATGGCCACAGCCACCCTTACCTTATGCATTGCTTATTCCATTCTCAGCAAGACCTGCGCGTTTGGTTTCAGCGCTCTCCCGCATAGTCTTACAAGATCTCCCTTAAAGGGAAAACAAGAGAATACTGCCCACTTCTCCTAACTCAGCTTCGCCAGAAAGAAAAACTACCAGGTGCTGGGACCATACTCGAACGAAGTCACCTGCCGACCACCTCTTGCCCCTCCAGCGTTTCGCAACACAAGACCCTTCACTACGCTCAGGGTAACAGCGTCCATAGGTGTCATTCCGATCCGCCGCAGGCAGAGAAGAATCTCGGTTGTCACACAGGACCAGTCATCCATCGTGGCTTTGCAGGAGGCCTCTGACTCTACCCCATACCATGTGGCGTATCTCTGCTTTAGGCAGAGTGGCATCTATCACCAGCCAGCGCTGTGGATCGGTGCGGGCTATTTCGAGGTATCCATTCCGCACCCGCTGATGGAAGCTTACTTCCTCCGATTCAAAGCGGTCTAGCCTGGTTGACCCCTTGCGGGCCAACCCCAACTCAACAGGAATATCCAGTAGCACCACTAGGTCTGGAAGCACGCCCTGAGTGGCACTATTGTTAACAACCTGGATAACTTTCATATCGATCCCCCGCCCATACCCCTGATAAGCCACCGTGGAATCGGCGTAGCGATCGCAGACAACTGTCGTACCTCTGTCCAAGTTGGGGCGAATCAACTCCATTACCAGTTGTGCACGAGCCGCGGCAATAAGAAACAGCTCGGCAAGAGGGGATATCTCTGTCTCTTCGGGGCTCTTCAGCAGGCGTCTAACCCTTCTTCCCATAGGGGTAGTTCCCGGCTCGTGGCACAATACCACCGGGATACCTGTCTTCAGGAGATGTTGGTAAAGGGCTTTCGCCTGAGTACTCTTCCCACTTCCCTCGCCCCCCTCAAAGCTAACAAATAGAGCCAATGGGCCGCCTCAGCGATTCCTGAATATCTCTACTCTTCGGTGCGGTTCTCTCCCTGAGCTCCGGGAGATGAGATGAAAACGCTCTGCCATCATGTGCTGCAACCGACGAATATAGGAACTCCGTGGGTTGAGCAACACTGATTCCCTCCCATTCAAAACCTGAATAACAGCTTCTTCTGCTTCCTTCATAGCGAGGTCAACGGGACTCACTTCCCTCTGTCTGGCTACCAGGGATTCCAGGAACTGCCCCATACTATTTGGAGCGTTGCTCTTGAGTACGTAGACAGGCAGACCAGCTAGCTCCGCATCCTTTATCTTCTGCGGCTTCCTTCGATAATAACTCTTGGAGGTCACCAAAAGGTCAGCCTCATTCAAGTCGGAGGTAAAGGCCACCTCAACTTGCCTCTCCTTGGCTACTTGCTTCATCTCTGCTTGATTGATGCCAAAAGTGTGAATCCGTGGCAATTTGCCTTGCTCACCCGGCTCCCTGTCCCTCACTTTAGTGGTTGTCTCAGCACCAGAAAAAGCAGAGACCTGCTCCGCTTTCCGCTGCAATTCTCCGTCCTCGTCCACCCAGCGAACCTCGGTGGTCACCGGGCGTCCTCTGAGCATAGCATCAACCACCCCCGCCACATCAGAGTGAACCGCTACTCTGTTGAAGTCTTGAATCTCCACTACCACATCGAAGGTAGGCGGTGCTTTCCGCTCCAGAATAGATTTCTGGGTTCTGCGCCGCCGCGCCTCCTCATCGCCCAAGGTAACTGTTTGAATGCCACCAATGAGGTCAGAAAGGGTAGGGTTGAGGATCAAGTTCTCCAGGGTATTCCCATGAGCCGTGCCTACCAATTGAACGCCTCGCTCAGCAATGGTACGCGCCGCCATTGCCTCCAGTTCGGTGCCAATCTCGTCAATGATGATCGCCTCCGGCATGTGGTTCTCCACTGCCTCGATCATCACTGCGTGTTGCATCAGAGGAGTGCGTACCTGCATTCTCCGCGCACGGCCGATGGCAGGATGGGGGATGTCGCCATCACCAGCGATCTCATTAGAGGTATCCACCACAATAACCCTCTTCCCCAGGTCATCAGCCAGTACTCTGGCCACTTCCCTCAGCATGGTAGTCTTGCCCACACCGGGACGACCGAGGAGCAAAATACTTCTGCCTGACTGCACCAGGTCTTCCGTTAGCCTTATTGTGCCGAAAACAGCTCGGCCTACCCGGCACGTTAGGCCAACAATCCGCCCCTGTCGATTGCGGATGGCAGAGATGCGGTGTAGAGTTCGTTCGATCCCAGCGCGGTTGTCATCGCCAAAAGCTCCGATCCGAGATGTTACGTATTCAATGTCCTGCTGGGCCACTTCTTTCTGGTTGAGGGCTACCTCGTAGTGAACGAATCTCGCCTGCGGCGGACGCCCCAAATCCATCACCACCTCCAAGAGTTCGCCACGATCCTCCCGCTGGCGCAATGGAGCAGAGATCAAGGGCGG
Encoded here:
- a CDS encoding YraN family protein, whose amino-acid sequence is MDRKALGALGEKRAVEFLKKKKYRILETNFRCRGGEIDIVAQEKDYLVFVEVRTRASASFGTPEESVTPAKKERLVSAALTYLQTHVNLPSLWRFDVVAIETSPEGQLSRIELIQNAISG
- a CDS encoding ribonuclease HII, with the translated sequence MQAPTFAKERELSSQGYRFIAGVDEVGRGALAGPVVAAAVILPLENDFAWLSRVRDSKQLTPRRREQIFELIRQSRIAIGIGMTSHTDIDAIGIVKATRMAMGQAVRELAFSPDCLLIDALSLPGIPLPQWGIVRGDQLSLSIACASIVAKVTRDRYMTELDRSYPGYGLARHKGYGTRQHLASLCHLGACPIHRQSFVPVRRLARNGS
- the mnmA gene encoding tRNA 2-thiouridine(34) synthase MnmA, with the translated sequence MHKVRVAVAMSGGVDSSLSAALLKEAGYEVIGISMQLWCEERHGRSSALPACCSIQDINDARKVCQVLDIPFYTINLEPQFQACVVDYFCHEYAQGRTPNPCIACNQKIKFDLLLHHVLSLGMDYLATGHFARIERLGDRHRLLKAADHISDQSYFLYTLGQWELQHLMFPVGGYLKAEVRRMAAERGLPTARKAKSQDLCFVSNGSYHDLIKDRLPPMPGNIVDECGNVLGRHRGIAFYTVGQRLGLGLALGSRLYVLAIDVRNNALVVGPEDRLFASRLVATQARFVQRKVDEPVAVKVKIRYKSPETSAMLYPREDRVEVRFDRPQRAVTPGQAVVFYHDDEVLGGAIIETS
- the tmk gene encoding dTMP kinase yields the protein MALFVSFEGGEGSGKSTQAKALYQHLLKTGIPVVLCHEPGTTPMGRRVRRLLKSPEETEISPLAELFLIAAARAQLVMELIRPNLDRGTTVVCDRYADSTVAYQGYGRGIDMKVIQVVNNSATQGVLPDLVVLLDIPVELGLARKGSTRLDRFESEEVSFHQRVRNGYLEIARTDPQRWLVIDATLPKAEIRHMVWGRVRGLLQSHDG
- a CDS encoding AAA family ATPase, producing MQQTIIDDLDALLDVLPPLISAPLRQREDRGELLEVVMDLGRPPQARFVHYEVALNQKEVAQQDIEYVTSRIGAFGDDNRAGIERTLHRISAIRNRQGRIVGLTCRVGRAVFGTIRLTEDLVQSGRSILLLGRPGVGKTTMLREVARVLADDLGKRVIVVDTSNEIAGDGDIPHPAIGRARRMQVRTPLMQHAVMIEAVENHMPEAIIIDEIGTELEAMAARTIAERGVQLVGTAHGNTLENLILNPTLSDLIGGIQTVTLGDEEARRRRTQKSILERKAPPTFDVVVEIQDFNRVAVHSDVAGVVDAMLRGRPVTTEVRWVDEDGELQRKAEQVSAFSGAETTTKVRDREPGEQGKLPRIHTFGINQAEMKQVAKERQVEVAFTSDLNEADLLVTSKSYYRRKPQKIKDAELAGLPVYVLKSNAPNSMGQFLESLVARQREVSPVDLAMKEAEEAVIQVLNGRESVLLNPRSSYIRRLQHMMAERFHLISRSSGREPHRRVEIFRNR